The proteins below are encoded in one region of Anguilla rostrata isolate EN2019 unplaced genomic scaffold, ASM1855537v3 scaf0140, whole genome shotgun sequence:
- the LOC135246290 gene encoding barrier-to-autointegration factor-like yields MSSTSKRHETFLTGPMGEKPVMALPGISTVSAAKLEEKGFKKANHILGQFLVLDKDERRFKEWLHDACGANVKQQEDCYRCLQEWCNSFL; encoded by the exons ATGTCGTCAACATCCAAAAGGCACGAGACGTTTCTCACTGGGCCCATGGGGGAGAAGCCAGTGATGGCATTGCCTGGAATTAGCACGGTGTCTGCAGCCAAACTAGAGGAAAAGGGCTTTAAGAAG GCAAACCATATCCTGGGACAGTTCCTAGTGTTGGATAAGGATGAGAGACGGTTCAAGGAATGGCTACATGATGCGTGTGGTGCAAACGTCAAGCAGCAGGAAGATTGCTATCGCTGCCTGCAAGAATGGTGCAACTCCTTT